In one Lycium barbarum isolate Lr01 chromosome 7, ASM1917538v2, whole genome shotgun sequence genomic region, the following are encoded:
- the LOC132604084 gene encoding SUMO-conjugating enzyme SCE1-like, with product MSAGIARGRLAEERKSWRKNHPHGFVARPETGPDGSVNLMVWHCSIPGKPATDWESGFYPITMHFSEDYPSKPPKCKFPQGFFHPNVYPSGTVCLSILNEDSGWRPAITVKQILVGIQDLLDQPNPNDPAQTDGYQLYMQDTAEYKRRVRQQAKQYPALV from the exons ATGTCTGCTGGAATTGCACGTGGTCGTCTTGCTGAGGAACGCAAATCATGGCGTAAGAATCACCCACAT GGATTTGTGGCTAGGCCAGAAACAGGTCCAGATGGGTCTGTTAATTTGATGGTGTGGCATTGTTCTATCCCTGGAAAACCAGCA ACTGACTGGGAAAGTGGCTTCTATCCAATAACAATGCACTTCAGCGAAGACTATCCTAGCAAACCTCCCAAGTGCAAGTTCCCTCAAGGTTTCTTTCATCCTAATGTCTATCCATCAGGAACAGTATGTCTGTCTATCCTCAATGAGGACAGT GGGTGGAGGCCTGCTATTACAGTTAAGCAAATTTTGGTGGGTATCCAAGATTTGCTTGACCAGCCAAACCCTAATGATCCAGCACAAACGGATGGCTATCAGCTATATATGCAG GATACTGCTGAGTACAAGAGACGAGTGAGACAGCAGGCCAAGCAGTATCCAGCTCTTGTCTGA
- the LOC132604083 gene encoding nuatigenin 3-beta-glucosyltransferase-like, with the protein MAQKNCELHAVFVPYFTPSHMIPLVNTARLFASHGVKVSIITTLYNALLFESSVDGSGHQIFVHKLKFPSAEVGLPEGIENFSAITAPEMAMGVFMGIALLQKPIGDLIVELHPHCIVSDVCLPWTVDVAEQLKIPRLMFYPQNVMFHCVEHCLKLYTPHQKVSSDSESFLIPGLPDKIQMKRSQLPDDVKSKPEGPYWELMKKIKESEPRSYAMIHDTIYDLEPSYAELYQNIKGKKPWLIGPLFHFSKKEEASNSRDTPVQERHNCLSWLDSQEPNSVVYICFGSIGRFSDAQLTEIALALQASNSSFLWAVRKGDKAQDNEQESWMPTEFKENMLTNNKGLIVRGWAPQLKILNHPATGAFITHCGWNSTLESLTAGVPMLTWPLFAEQFYNEKLVEVLGCGVGVGAEVWHNSFDITDTIIKKEKIEASLNMLMNTSKESEKMRSRAKDVEAMIKRAVEKGGSSYNHLTALIEQLKRHVFGTLEE; encoded by the coding sequence ATGGCACAAAAAAATTGTGAACTCCATGCAGTTTTCGTGCCATACTTTACACCAAGTCACATGATTCCCTTAGTTAATACAGCCAGACTTTTTGCTAGCCATGGTGTCAAAGTTAGTATTATCACCACCCTGTACAACGCCCTCCTTTTCGAGTCCTCTGTGGATGGTTCTGGTCACCAAATATTCGTTCACAAACTCAAGTTCCCATCAGCTGAAGTAGGCTTACCAGAAGGGATTGAAAACTTCAGTGCAATCACTGCCCCAGAAATGGCTATGGGTGTATTTATGGGGATCGCTTTGCTTCAAAAACCCATCGGAGATCTTATTGTTGAGCTTCATCCTCACTGCATTGTTTCAGACGTGTGCCTTCCATGGACTGTGGATGTAGCCGAGCAACTGAAGATACCTAGACTTATGTTTTATCCACAAAATGTAATGTTCCACTGTGTTGAACATTGTTTGAAGCTGTATACACCTCATCAGAAGGTAAGTTCAGATTCAGAAAGTTTCTTGATACCGGGTTTACCAGATAAGATTCAAATGAAAAGATCTCAACTACCAGATGATGTGAAAAGCAAACCTGAAGGACCATACTGGGAGTTGATGAAGAAAATTAAAGAATCAGAACCTCGGAGCTATGCCATGATTCATGACACTATATATGATCTAGAGCCTAGTTATGCTGAGCTTTACCAGAATATCAAAGGTAAAAAACCATGGCTCATTGGTCCTTTGTTTCATTTTTCAAAGAAGGAAGAGGCAAGCAATTCAAGAGATACTCCAGTTCAAGAGCGACACAACTGCTTAAGTTGGCTAGATTCTCAAGAACCAAATTCTGTTGTGTACATTTGTTTTGGAAGTATTGGAAGGTTTTCTGATGCTCAGCTCACTGAAATAGCCTTGGCTCTACAGGCCTCGAATTCATCCTTTCTTTGGGCGGTAAGAAAGGGAGACAAAGCCCAAGATAATGAGCAAGAAAGCTGGATGCCTACTGAATTCAAGGAAAACATGCTTACAAACAACAAAGGTTTGATAGTCAGAGGATGGGCACCACAATTGAAGATCTTGAACCATCCAGCGACTGGAGCGTTCATAACTCACTGTGGCTGGAACTCCACTTTGGAATCTCTCACAGCGGGTGTGCCTATGCTCACATGGCCATTGTTCGCAGAGCAGTTCTACAATGAGAAGCTGGTGGAGGTTCTTGGGTGTGGGGTCGGGGTTGGAGCAGAGGTGTGGCATAATAGTTTTGACATCACTGATACAATTATCAAGAAGGAGAAGATAGAGGCGAGTTTGAATATGTTGATGAACACCTCCAAGGAAAGTGAAAAGATGAGAAGTAGAGCAAAAGACGTTGAAGCAATGATTAAGAGGGCTGTGGAAAAAGGAGGCTCTTCTTATAATCATCTAACGGCATTAATAGAGCAGCTCAAGCGCCATGTTTTTGGCACCTTGGAAGAATAA
- the LOC132602546 gene encoding nuatigenin 3-beta-glucosyltransferase-like, translating to MAQENRELHVVFVPYLTPSHMIPLVDTGRLFASHGVKVSIIATPCNAMLFESSIDHATDLGHKIFVHKLKFPSAEVGLPEGIENFSATTTQEMATGVFMGIALLQKPMEDLIIELRPHCIVSDLFFPWTVDVAERLEIPRLMFYPTNVMFHCVEHCLKVYTPHEKVSSDSESFLIPCLPDKIEIKRSQLPDDLKTNPEGPYWELLKRVKESEPRSYAMIHDTFYDLEPSYAELYQKIKGKKPWLVGPLFLFSKREEASNTRDTPVQERHSCLSWLDSQQPNSVVYICFGSMGRFSDAQLTEIALALEALNSSFLWVVRKGDNEQESWMPTGFEEKMLSNNKGLIVRGWVPQLKILNHPSTGAFMTHCGWNSTLESLTAGVPMLTWPLFAEQFYNEKLVEVLGCGIGVGAEVWHVTFDIKDTIVKKDKIEASVKMLMNSSKESEKIRSRAKDVEAMVKRAVGQGGSSYNHLIALIQELKCHAFGISEE from the coding sequence ATGGCACAAGAAAACAGGGAACTCCATGTAGTTTTTGTTCCATACTTGACACCAAGTCATATGATCCCCTTAGTTGATACAGGTAGACTTTTTGCTAGCCATGGCGTTAAAGTTAGTATTATTGCCACCCCCTGCAACGCCATGCTTTTCGAGTCCTCCATCGATCATGCAACTGATTTAGGCCACAAAATATTTGTCCACAAACTCAAATTCCCATCAGCTGAAGTAGGATTACCTGAAGGGATCGAAAACTTCAGTGCTACTACTACTCAAGAAATGGCAACAGGCGTATTTATGGGAATTGCTTTGCTTCAAAAACCCATGGAAGATCTTATCATTGAGCTTCGTCCTCATTGCATTGTTTCAGACCTGTTCTTTCCGTGGACTGTGGATGTAGCTGAGCGACTGGAGATACCTAGACTTATGTTTTATCCGACCAATGTTATGTTCCATTGTGTTGAACATTGTTTGAAGGTTTATACACCTCATGAGAAGGTAAGTTCGGATTCAGAAAGCTTTTTGATTCCATGTTTACCAGATAAGATTGAAATTAAAAGATCTCAACTACCTGATGATCTGAAAACCAACCCTGAAGGACCATATTGGGAGTTGTTGAAGAGAGTTAAAGAATCAGAACCTCGGAGCTATGCTATGATTCATGACACTTTCTATGATCTAGAGCCTAGTTATGCTGAGCTTTACCAGAAAATCAAAGGTAAAAAACCATGGTTGGTTGGTCCTTTGTTTCTTTTTTCAAAGAGAGAAGAAGCAAGCAATACAAGAGATACTCCAGTTCAAGAGCGACATAGCTGCCTAAGTTGGCTTGATTCTCAACAACCAAACTCAGTTGTATATATTTGTTTTGGAAGTATGGGGAGGTTTTCTGATGCTCAGCTTACTGAAATTGCCTTGGCTCTTGAGGCATTGAATTCGTCGTTTCTTTGGGTCGTAAGAAAGGGAGACAATGAGCAAGAAAGTTGGATGCCTACTGGCTTTGAAGAAAAAATGCTTAGCAACAACAAAGGTTTGATAGTCAGAGGTTGGGTGCCACAGCTGAAGATCTTGAACCATCCATCAACCGGAGCGTTCATGACTCACTGTGGCTGGAACTCCACCTTGGAATCTCTAACAGCCGGAGTGCCAATGCTGACATGGCCATTGTTCGCGGAGCAGTTCTACAATGAGAAGCTGGTGGAGGTTCTTGGATGTGGGATCGGGGTTGGGGCAGAAGTGTGGCACGTTACATTTGATATCAAGGATACGATTGTCAAGAAGGATAAGATAGAGGCAAGTGTGAAAATGTTGATGAATTCCTCTAAGGAAAGCGAAAAGATCAGAAGTAGAGCAAAAGATGTTGAAGCAATGGTTAAGAGGGCTGTAGGACAAGGTGGTTCGTCTTATAATCATCTAATAGCATTAATACAGGAGCTCAAGTGTCATGCTTTTGGCATATCAGAAGAGTAA